In Arthrobacter citreus, a single genomic region encodes these proteins:
- a CDS encoding 2-oxo acid dehydrogenase subunit E2 — translation MMIENIKMPQLGESVTEGTISSWLVKVGDHVNKYDPLAEVMTDKVNAEVPSSFTGVIKELIANEGDTLAVGEVICTIEVEGASGEVAATTIEEKPAEKVAPAAPVAPVQTPVAAAPAQTISKTDESGKVRFSPAVLRIAQENNLDLSLIPGTGNNGRVTRKDVLNAIANGVPQAAPAPVVAQTPVQPVAAQTAPAVEVAKAPAPVIPTAVGDIEIPVTGVRKAIAANMLRSKHEAPHAWMMIEVDVTNLVNYRNSLKDSFKQKEGFSLTFFAFFVKAVAQALKEYPMINSMWAGDKIIQKKDINLSIAVATDDALFVPVIKNADEKTIKGIAREITELATKVRTGKLKSDEMQGGTFTVNNTGSFGSVQSAGIINYPQAAILQIESIVKRPAVVNGMIGVRDMVNLCLSLDHRVLDGFICGKFLGRVKEILENTTKENTSVY, via the coding sequence ATGATGATCGAAAATATTAAAATGCCTCAATTAGGTGAAAGCGTAACAGAAGGTACAATTAGTAGTTGGTTAGTAAAAGTAGGGGACCATGTAAATAAATACGATCCTCTTGCTGAAGTTATGACAGATAAAGTTAATGCAGAAGTACCATCTTCATTTACTGGCGTTATCAAAGAATTAATCGCGAATGAAGGCGACACTTTAGCAGTTGGAGAAGTCATTTGTACAATTGAAGTAGAAGGCGCTTCTGGTGAAGTAGCTGCTACTACAATTGAAGAAAAACCAGCTGAAAAAGTTGCACCTGCAGCACCAGTAGCACCAGTTCAAACACCAGTAGCTGCTGCACCTGCGCAAACTATTTCTAAAACAGATGAATCAGGTAAAGTACGTTTTTCACCAGCTGTACTTCGTATAGCACAAGAAAATAATCTTGACCTTTCACTAATTCCTGGTACAGGAAACAATGGTCGAGTTACTCGAAAAGACGTTTTAAATGCAATTGCTAATGGTGTTCCTCAAGCTGCACCAGCTCCAGTTGTAGCTCAAACTCCAGTACAACCAGTTGCAGCACAAACTGCTCCTGCTGTTGAAGTAGCTAAAGCACCAGCTCCTGTTATTCCTACAGCAGTTGGAGATATTGAGATTCCTGTTACAGGCGTACGTAAAGCAATTGCTGCAAATATGTTACGTAGTAAGCACGAAGCTCCACATGCTTGGATGATGATCGAAGTTGATGTAACAAACTTAGTTAATTACAGAAATAGCCTTAAAGACTCATTCAAACAAAAAGAAGGCTTCTCTTTAACATTCTTCGCATTCTTTGTTAAAGCAGTAGCTCAAGCACTTAAAGAATACCCAATGATTAATTCAATGTGGGCTGGCGACAAAATCATCCAAAAGAAAGATATTAACTTATCGATCGCTGTTGCAACTGATGATGCATTATTCGTACCAGTAATCAAAAATGCTGATGAGAAAACAATCAAAGGTATTGCACGCGAAATTACTGAACTTGCTACAAAAGTTCGTACTGGTAAATTAAAATCAGACGAAATGCAAGGTGGTACATTCACAGTTAATAACACTGGATCATTTGGAAGTGTACAAAGCGCAGGAATCATTAACTATCCACAAGCTGCAATTTTACAAATTGAAAGCATCGTAAAACGCCCAGCCGTTGTAAACGGAATGATTGGCGTACGCGATATGGTTAACCTATGCTTATCACTTGATCACCGTGTCCTTGACGGATTCATTTGTGGTAAATTCCTAGGAAGAGTAAAAGAAATCCTAGAAAACACAACAAAAGAAAATACTAGTGTGTATTAA
- a CDS encoding GNAT family N-acetyltransferase — MLVEKEGYFISTNKELLNREVIYNFLDKDSYWANEIPFDYIERFIKSSFCFGVYKGNPEANEPNQVGFARVVTDGVTFAYLADVFILPDHRKKGLSKWLMEQIMNDENVSIVRTFMLGTRDAHDLYRKYGFEVIDNSKNRFMAILKDNLYKNMKSK; from the coding sequence ATGCTAGTCGAGAAAGAGGGCTATTTCATATCAACTAATAAAGAATTATTAAACAGAGAAGTCATTTATAATTTTTTAGACAAAGATTCATATTGGGCAAACGAAATTCCATTTGATTATATAGAGCGGTTTATTAAAAGTTCATTCTGCTTTGGTGTCTATAAGGGAAATCCAGAAGCAAATGAACCAAACCAAGTGGGCTTTGCAAGAGTCGTGACTGATGGGGTAACATTCGCCTACCTCGCAGATGTATTTATCCTACCTGATCATCGTAAAAAAGGTTTATCTAAATGGCTAATGGAACAAATCATGAATGATGAAAATGTATCAATAGTTCGAACGTTTATGTTAGGAACGAGAGATGCACATGACTTATATCGTAAATATGGTTTTGAAGTCATAGATAATAGTAAAAATAGATTTATGGCAATTTTAAAAGACAATTTGTATAAGAATATGAAAAGTAAATAA